The following is a genomic window from Methanolinea sp..
GGTGTCTATTCCCTCGAGGGGAAATCGCCGGAAGAGGAGATCGCGAGGAGATTCATCGCGAGCGGGGAGGTCGAGAGGCTCGTTGCAGTCCTCGACGCGACGCACCTCGAGAGGAACCTCTACCTCCTCCTGCAGGTCGCGGAGTACCGAAAGCCCCTCGTCGTCGTCCTGAACATGATGGACGAGGCAGAGAAGAACGGGATCGCGATCGACACGCGGGAACTCTCTTCCATCCTCGGCGTCGAGGTGATCGAGGCTGCCGCGATACAGGGGAAGAATGTACAGGAGATAATCCCCGCCTCCCTCGAACGGTCGAGGGTCCCCCGGATCACGGTCCCCTACGACCTCCACGTCGAGGCTGCAATAAAGAGCCTCTGCTCCGTCCACGGCGTCGACAGGATCACGGCGCTCCTGGCCCTCCAGGGAATGGCCGCGCCGGGTGACCTCGCGGAATCCGCGGCGGCGCTCGCGTCGGAGATCGAGGAGATGCACAGGATGGCGGTCTCGCAGATCATCGCGGGGAACCGCCACCACTGCGCGCGCGCGATCGCGCGCCGGGTCGTGAAGGTGCAGGAAGCGGCGCGGGAGGGTGTCATGGCGGGATCCCTCGAGGCCGCCCTCACATCCCGGACGTGGGGGGCTGTCATCCTCGCCGCTGTCCTCGTGTCCATCCTCTCCTGCGTCTTTTTCGTCGGGTCTTTCCTCGAGGAACTCCTCGTCGGGTCCTTCGATTCGTTCCTGGTACAGCCGTTCCTCTCGCTCGGCATCCCGCCTTTCCCAAGGCAGGTAGGGCACGCGGTGCTCCTCGCCTTCCAGGCTGGCCTCGGGATAGCCTTCCCCTTCATCTTCACGTTCTACGTCTTCATCTCCATCCTCGAGGACTCCGGGTACCTCACGCGGGCGGCTTTCATTGCGGACAGCCTCATGCACAGGCTCGGCATGCACGGGCAGGGGATAATCCCCCTCATCCTCGGGTTCGGCTGCAACGTCCCGGCCATCATGGGACTGCGCCTCCTCCGGACCCGGAGGGAGCGGATCATCGCATCGTTCCTCGTGAGCATGGTCCCCTGCTCGGCGAGGACCGTGATCGTCGCGGGGATGGTCGCGGTCTTCGTCGGGTTCTGGGCAGCGATGAGCATCTACCTCGTCTCGCTTGTCCTGATCGGCCTCACCGGCATCGTGCTCTCCCGCGTCACGCCCGGCGAGCGGTACGGCATGATCCTCGAGCTCTCGCCGCTCCGGGTACCGAGGCCCGGCAACGTCATCGCCAAGTCGTGGACCCGGATACGCGAATTCCTCCTCGTCGCGATGCCGCTCCTCGTCGCCGCGAGCGTGGTGCTCGGCATCCTCCAGTACGCGGGATTCTTCGAACTCTTCTCGGAGGTCGTCGCGCCGTTCTCGGAGGCCGTCCTCGGGCTGCCCGGCTACGCGGCGAGTGCCCTCGTCTTTGGGATCCTGCGCAGGGAGATGGCACTCGAGACGCTCGTCGTCCTCGCGGGGACACCGGACCTCCCCTCGGTCCTCACGGCCGTCCAGATCTATGTCTTTGCCATCGTGAGTGTCCTCTTCATCCCCTGCGTCTCGACGATCGGTGTCCTCTCGAGGGTCGTGGGAAAACGCGTAACCCTCGCCGTCTCGGCGTACACGCTCGGACTCGGCCTGTGCATCGGAGCGCTTATAAACCTTCTTGCGAGATGATATCTGGGGATGTATACTTATAAGACCGGGATACGACTCATCGACGAGAAGAAAGATGGGCTTTCCCCGGGATCGAATATACTCATTCTCGCTCCCTCGCTGAGCCGGGGTGAACAACTGGGGTACTCGATCGCAAGGCCCCTCCCCGGCGAGTATGCCCTCATCCTCTCGACGGTCATGCGCTCGGTCGACCTCCTCGAGTTCTTCGCCGCGGCGCGGGTCGACCACACCCGGATCGGGATCATCGACGCCGTCAGTAAGCTCTCCACGCCCGACATCGCGGACTCGACGAAGGTGCGGTACGTCTCGAGTCCAAGCGACCTCACGGGGATAGGGATCAAGTTCTCGGCGATGGTGGAGAGCATATTCAACGGGGAATTTCCCGAATCCGGCGACGCGCTCTTCCCCCCGCCCATCCGGTTTTATATCGACTCGCTCACCACGCTCCTCATGTACCGGAGACTGGAGGTCATCTACCAGTTCCTCCATGTCATCACCGCCAAGCTGAAGAAGATGGAAGCCATTGGGATATACGCTCTCAACTCCGAATCGTTCGACGAGAAGACACAGTCCCTCATCAAGCAGCTCATGAACCTCGTGATCGAAGTGAAGAACGACCAGCACGGAGACTTCCTGCGGGTGAGGGGGATACCCGGCGTATCCCCGGAGTGGGTCGCGTTCCAGATATCGGAGGAGGGCCTGGAGGTGATCGTGTGATCCGCACGGGGATACTCGGGATCGACGAGATGCTCGGCTCGGGTATCCCGGCCGGGACGAGGGCGATATTCTCCCTTGAGCCGGGGGTTGACGGGCGTCCCTTCATGTACAGGATCCTCCAGTCTGTCCTCTCGTCGGGGAAGAACGCGCTCGTCATCGCCCCGCACTCCACCCGCGGCGCGTTTGCCGCGGACTTTTCCCAGGCGATGGGGACGCGCCTTGAGGGAGAGCGGGGGAAGGTTGCCATCCTCGACAGCGCCGTGCGCGACGGGATAAACGCGAGGGTGAAGGGCACGCGTGCCCGCCTCGCGGAATGGCAGAGGGCAATCCACGAGACGATCGCGCGCGAGGGGATCCACGTCGTCTTCGTCTACTTCGACCTCCTCTACGAGGACTTCGGCCTTGAGCCCGCGCTCTCCCTCCTCCCCGGCGGCAAGGAGGCGCGGAAACTCACGACGATCGTCGAGCACCTCAACCTCGAGGGAGACAGCCTTATTACGC
Proteins encoded in this region:
- the feoB gene encoding ferrous iron transport protein B; translated protein: MKIGLVGNPNVGKSLIFHQLTGLGVEVSNYPGTTVDLFSGSLCYGRERLELVDLPGVYSLEGKSPEEEIARRFIASGEVERLVAVLDATHLERNLYLLLQVAEYRKPLVVVLNMMDEAEKNGIAIDTRELSSILGVEVIEAAAIQGKNVQEIIPASLERSRVPRITVPYDLHVEAAIKSLCSVHGVDRITALLALQGMAAPGDLAESAAALASEIEEMHRMAVSQIIAGNRHHCARAIARRVVKVQEAAREGVMAGSLEAALTSRTWGAVILAAVLVSILSCVFFVGSFLEELLVGSFDSFLVQPFLSLGIPPFPRQVGHAVLLAFQAGLGIAFPFIFTFYVFISILEDSGYLTRAAFIADSLMHRLGMHGQGIIPLILGFGCNVPAIMGLRLLRTRRERIIASFLVSMVPCSARTVIVAGMVAVFVGFWAAMSIYLVSLVLIGLTGIVLSRVTPGERYGMILELSPLRVPRPGNVIAKSWTRIREFLLVAMPLLVAASVVLGILQYAGFFELFSEVVAPFSEAVLGLPGYAASALVFGILRREMALETLVVLAGTPDLPSVLTAVQIYVFAIVSVLFIPCVSTIGVLSRVVGKRVTLAVSAYTLGLGLCIGALINLLAR